In Agrobacterium tumefaciens, one genomic interval encodes:
- a CDS encoding cysteine hydrolase: MAADTILLVMDMINDLIHPDGMGAKTYGVKCRERNVYENTKSIIRRARTAGLPVGYVRVGFSPDYRECPPSSPVFSKARDNGFFKLGSWGTEVYDEFQPQDGDIDIVKHRVSPFYGTKLPPLLSAMGVKRLLLTGVSTNGVVQAAAREGHDRDFECVVLEDCCAGATDEEHDYALAGVRRFADVSTSVAVAI; this comes from the coding sequence ATGGCCGCTGATACAATTCTGCTCGTCATGGATATGATCAATGACCTCATCCATCCAGATGGAATGGGTGCGAAGACTTATGGCGTGAAGTGCCGTGAGAGGAACGTCTACGAAAACACAAAATCGATAATCCGGCGCGCACGTACGGCCGGGTTGCCTGTCGGTTATGTCAGGGTTGGCTTTTCCCCTGACTATCGTGAATGCCCACCGAGTTCTCCGGTCTTTTCCAAGGCGCGTGACAATGGCTTCTTTAAACTTGGGTCCTGGGGTACAGAGGTCTATGACGAGTTTCAGCCGCAGGACGGTGATATTGACATCGTCAAACATCGCGTCAGCCCTTTCTATGGCACGAAGTTGCCCCCATTGCTCAGTGCAATGGGCGTGAAACGCCTTCTTTTGACCGGTGTCTCGACCAATGGCGTCGTGCAGGCCGCAGCCCGAGAGGGACATGACAGGGATTTCGAGTGTGTTGTGCTCGAAGACTGCTGCGCTGGTGCGACAGATGAAGAACATGACTATGCGTTGGCTGGCGTACGCCGCTTCGCGGACGTTTCTACTTCAGTAGCTGTCGCGATCTAA
- a CDS encoding GntR family transcriptional regulator: MKGMRVKFRTKEEFVADFLREGIISGRFARGSKLKQAELAQLIGTSITPVREAIKLLEAEGFVLGDSHRGAIVAPFDMDATEEIVDLRVTLESKLALAAMKRLTPQTMEELRNLQGQIEEAASRGDREAVRVINYRFHEAIYMASELPQTLQFVRTLWARYPFDLINKLENRIDRASAEHREMLSAIIVRDEAAMLTALRSHIRAGWDEFKASYST; the protein is encoded by the coding sequence ATGAAAGGCATGCGCGTGAAATTTCGTACGAAAGAAGAATTCGTCGCCGATTTCCTGAGAGAAGGCATCATCTCAGGCCGTTTTGCTCGTGGTTCCAAGCTCAAACAGGCGGAGCTGGCGCAACTGATTGGAACGAGCATCACGCCGGTGCGCGAGGCAATCAAGCTTCTAGAGGCGGAAGGTTTCGTGCTTGGGGATTCTCATCGCGGGGCGATTGTCGCGCCCTTCGATATGGATGCGACCGAAGAGATCGTGGACCTGCGCGTCACGTTGGAATCAAAGCTTGCTCTGGCAGCCATGAAACGGTTGACGCCACAAACCATGGAAGAGTTGCGCAATTTGCAGGGTCAGATCGAGGAGGCCGCAAGCAGAGGCGACCGCGAAGCCGTGCGCGTAATCAACTATCGTTTTCACGAAGCGATCTACATGGCATCGGAACTGCCTCAGACCTTGCAATTTGTCCGAACACTCTGGGCACGCTATCCGTTCGACCTCATCAACAAGCTGGAAAACCGTATCGATCGGGCCTCGGCCGAACATCGAGAAATGCTCAGCGCGATCATCGTACGAGACGAGGCGGCCATGCTGACGGCACTTCGGTCACACATCAGGGCTGGGTGGGACGAATTCAAGGCCAGTTATTCCACGTAG